Proteins encoded by one window of Marixanthomonas sp. SCSIO 43207:
- a CDS encoding DUF3467 domain-containing protein has product MSDDKKKQKQGQINIELDESTAQGIYSNLAIINHSQSEFIVDFVSIMPGVPKSKVKSRIILTPQHAKRLLRALNDNIQRFEKAHGEVEEQEQPTMPLNFGPTGEA; this is encoded by the coding sequence ATGTCAGACGATAAAAAAAAGCAAAAGCAAGGACAAATAAATATAGAACTAGATGAGAGTACAGCGCAAGGTATTTACAGCAACTTGGCTATAATCAATCACTCCCAATCTGAATTTATAGTAGATTTTGTTAGTATTATGCCGGGTGTGCCTAAAAGTAAAGTAAAGTCTAGAATAATATTAACGCCTCAACATGCAAAAAGACTTTTGAGAGCGTTAAATGATAACATTCAACGATTTGAGAAAGCGCACGGTGAAGTAGAAGAACAAGAACAACCTACTATGCCTTTAAATTTTGGCCCTACTGGTGAGGCTTAA